AGGTGCAGTGCGGAGAGGACCGTCTCCATTGGGAGGTCGAGAAGGGCGTCAAGGATGGAAAATTGGCCCACTGTAAAAAACGCCTGGCTTGGCTGGTGCCGTTGGTGCTTGGCGAGAATCTCGCACATATGTGCCCGAGCTAGACCGGTAGAAGTCAGAGTTGCGGGCTTCGATGTCGCGGCCCACATCGAAAGGAGCACTGCCCATCGAGCCATTCGGCGCGTCCCGAGCAGCACCACCGCTTCTGAGATCGACTCCACTCGGCGGGGGAGCGCAAAGAACGCAAAGTTGGCCACACGCACCAAGCGCACGCTCAATCCGACATCTCGGCGGATAATGAGAGTGACATCGTCAGCCGAGGTTTCGGGGTCTTGTGGCGCTTGGAGTATCCGCAGCAGGTCCATCGATTGTTGGGGGAACGTTGCGATGTTCGACTATTTCAGGTTTCGACAGGAATTTGCCTTGAAACTCGTGGGATCCGACCGCCTTGCATAGTTCGAATTGTTGACGAGTTTCAATCTTTGCAGCGAGTGCTTTAACTCCCTGAGAATGAGTCGTTTCTGCCAGGCCCTTAGGTTGTCTCACAGAAACGTTCCGCATGTCGACCTTGATGGTCGTTGCAATGTCCCAAAGCGCAGAAGGTGGCCTTGTCGAGTCCCACCGTTCGAGAGTCATGCGATGTCCCTGTCTGTGGAGTGCGGCGAGGGCAAACTCGACGGCAGGGTCGTCACCGG
This sequence is a window from Acidobacteriota bacterium. Protein-coding genes within it:
- a CDS encoding HDOD domain-containing protein, with translation MDLLRILQAPQDPETSADDVTLIIRRDVGLSVRLVRVANFAFFALPRRVESISEAVVLLGTRRMARWAVLLSMWAATSKPATLTSTGLARAHMCEILAKHQRHQPSQAFFTVGQFSILDALLDLPMETVLSALHLSADLNDPLLHRQGLLGDTLSVVCAYEVGDWGHIDRVEIDQRVVRAAFIDACSWADAASKQVSA
- a CDS encoding EAL domain-containing protein; translation: MLLDNQYSIARFVIEVRDDSGDDPAVEFALAALHRQGHRMTLERWDSTRPPSALWDIATTIKVDMRNVSVRQPKGLAETTHSQGVKALAAKIETRQQFELCKAVGSHEFQGKFLSKPEIVEHRNVPPTIDGPAADTPSATRPRNLG